One Yimella lutea DNA window includes the following coding sequences:
- a CDS encoding GNAT family N-acetyltransferase, translating to MVNFPADVPTLSDDVVTLRAHHPGDADRIIEFANDERSRRFIPLPDPYGPQQAQEFLDSVAINWAADPVHPVWAIEVDGQFAGGINLHPRGSRTWEVGYSMHPELRGRGVMTRAVRLVVDHAFGDLDALAVTWRCGAGNFASWRAVWAAGFAFDGVWRRMHRGSFGDSDNLWLGSLTRAEWGLSLGREHRAAHPWWEAKLLRGERVVLRPYRDHEGLSDGPDEIAQRFNADMQPRAGDFPRWLRDRRRRMAIGDGVFWCIADAATDELLGHIQVTRLDVDFIRGTGWVGYWLLPSARGRGVLAEALDLLIPHAFADRTDSAGVDGGLGLHRLYAGTDEDHRASQRALRRAGFTECATERAALAHDDRPHSGAISFELLASDDRATGRIAPFSIPTLRTERFVLREWTYADTPRPEHVTDPDARRFMANELPTEQTFPDFMRRHRLGLDRRTSLNWCIEDANSGEPLGNVGLFDIGAGTTGNAEVGYWLWQSARGRRVIAQVLPAVLDHGFDELGLTRIHAATDLDNIASQKILLTAGFRQWGADHQAYTNADGSVTDGAYFELLATERHRTVDERLPHPVRTDDVRLRPLQPSDLDRAHEASVDPSWVLWLDGSADRTLQQTREWLSRERQVTADRQRWAICAPDGDEFLGCVTVQNIDQRTRSGELGYWVHPDARGRGLAVAAVNAAARYAYSPEGLALRRLSINVAEGNEPSIAVARRTGFRQTGRDSLTEPLGDGRVVDRLRFERLALTDRVAGL from the coding sequence ATGGTCAATTTCCCGGCGGACGTCCCGACGCTCTCCGACGACGTCGTGACGCTGCGAGCGCACCACCCCGGCGACGCCGACCGGATCATCGAATTCGCGAACGACGAGCGCTCGCGGCGGTTCATCCCGCTCCCCGATCCCTACGGACCGCAGCAGGCGCAGGAGTTCCTCGACTCGGTCGCGATCAACTGGGCTGCCGATCCGGTGCACCCGGTGTGGGCGATCGAGGTGGACGGGCAGTTCGCCGGCGGGATCAACCTGCACCCTCGGGGCTCGCGGACGTGGGAGGTCGGTTACTCGATGCACCCTGAACTGCGCGGGCGCGGGGTGATGACCCGCGCCGTCCGGTTGGTGGTCGATCACGCGTTCGGCGATCTGGACGCGTTGGCCGTCACCTGGCGCTGCGGCGCCGGCAACTTCGCGTCCTGGCGCGCGGTCTGGGCGGCGGGTTTCGCCTTCGACGGCGTCTGGCGCCGCATGCACCGTGGGTCGTTCGGTGACTCGGACAACCTCTGGTTGGGCTCGCTCACTCGCGCCGAATGGGGGTTGTCGCTCGGGCGGGAGCACCGTGCAGCACATCCGTGGTGGGAGGCGAAGCTGCTGCGCGGCGAGCGCGTGGTGCTGCGTCCGTACCGGGATCACGAGGGGTTGTCGGACGGCCCGGACGAGATCGCGCAGCGCTTCAACGCCGACATGCAGCCGCGAGCCGGCGACTTTCCGCGATGGCTGCGAGACCGGCGTCGGCGGATGGCGATCGGCGACGGTGTCTTCTGGTGCATCGCCGATGCAGCGACCGATGAACTCCTCGGCCACATCCAGGTCACCCGCCTCGACGTCGACTTCATCCGCGGCACGGGGTGGGTCGGCTATTGGCTGCTCCCGTCGGCTCGAGGACGCGGAGTGCTGGCCGAGGCTCTCGACCTGCTCATCCCGCATGCCTTCGCCGATCGGACGGATTCTGCCGGCGTCGACGGTGGGTTGGGTCTGCACCGTCTGTACGCCGGCACGGACGAGGACCACCGTGCCTCGCAGCGTGCGCTGCGACGGGCCGGCTTCACCGAGTGCGCCACCGAGCGGGCTGCGCTGGCCCACGACGACCGACCGCATTCCGGCGCGATCAGCTTCGAACTCCTGGCGTCCGACGATCGCGCGACCGGGCGCATTGCACCGTTCTCGATCCCCACGCTTCGCACCGAGCGGTTCGTGCTGCGTGAGTGGACGTACGCCGACACTCCGCGTCCGGAGCATGTCACCGACCCCGACGCCCGGCGATTCATGGCGAATGAACTTCCGACCGAGCAGACCTTCCCCGACTTCATGCGTCGCCACCGTCTCGGGCTGGACCGGCGCACGTCGCTCAACTGGTGCATTGAGGACGCCAACAGCGGCGAACCGCTCGGCAACGTCGGGTTGTTCGACATCGGAGCGGGCACCACCGGCAACGCCGAGGTCGGTTACTGGCTGTGGCAGAGCGCGCGTGGACGACGGGTCATCGCGCAGGTACTACCTGCCGTCCTCGACCACGGCTTCGACGAACTGGGTCTCACCCGCATCCATGCCGCCACCGACTTGGACAACATCGCCTCGCAGAAGATCCTGCTGACGGCGGGCTTTCGTCAGTGGGGCGCCGATCATCAGGCCTACACGAACGCGGACGGGTCGGTGACCGACGGCGCGTACTTCGAACTGCTTGCCACCGAGCGCCATCGCACGGTCGACGAGCGCCTGCCGCACCCGGTCCGAACCGATGATGTGCGGCTGCGTCCGCTGCAGCCGTCCGATCTCGACCGCGCGCACGAGGCGTCCGTCGATCCGTCCTGGGTGCTGTGGCTGGACGGGTCCGCCGACCGCACCCTGCAGCAGACGCGCGAGTGGCTCAGCCGAGAACGTCAGGTCACCGCCGACCGGCAGCGGTGGGCGATCTGCGCACCGGACGGCGATGAGTTCCTCGGCTGTGTCACGGTCCAGAACATCGATCAGCGCACCCGGTCGGGCGAGCTCGGTTACTGGGTGCACCCGGACGCGCGCGGTCGCGGCCTGGCCGTCGCAGCGGTGAATGCTGCTGCAAGATATGCCTATTCACCCGAAGGTCTCGCGCTGAGACGGCTCTCGATCAATGTGGCCGAAGGTAACGAACCGTCGATCGCAGTGGCGCGGCGGACGGGCTTCCGGCAGACCGGACGAGACAGCCTGACCGAGCCGCTGGGCGACGGCCGCGTCGTCGACCGCCTGCGCTTCGAACGCCTGGCCCTGACTGACCGAGTGGCCGGGCTATGA
- the secA gene encoding preprotein translocase subunit SecA, whose translation MPKVVEKVLRAGEGRTLKKLQGLAAQVNLLEDDFKAMTDAELRAETDKFKERLADGETLDDLLPEAFAAVREASVRTLGKRHFDVQLMGGAALHLGNVAEMRTGEGKTLVATLPSYLNALSGKGVHVITTNDYLAEYQSELMGRVHRFLGIETGCILSSMTPDQRRAEYNKDITYGTNNEFGFDYLRDNMAWSSTELVQRGHNFAIVDEVDSILIDEARTPLIISGPADEATRWYTEFAKIVEHLTCAPKKAGENKPGDGDYEIDEKKKSVGIMESGIEKVEDLLGIDNLYQAENTPLIGYLNNAIKAKELFKKDKDYVVKDGEILIVDEHTGRMLSGRRYNEGMHQAIEAKEEVEIQNENHTMATITLQNYFRMYDKLAGMTGTAQTEAAELHQIYKLGVVTIPTNKPMVRKDQADLIYRTEEAKFRAVVDDIVDRHREGQPVLVGTTSVVKSEYLSEQLRRKGVPHEVLNAKFHEQEAQIIAQAGRKGAVTVATNMAGRGTDIMLGGNPEHIAVAALKRKGLDPEQTPEEYEAAWDEALAKAEKAVEQQHEEVLELGGLYVLGTERHESRRIDNQLRGRAGRQGDPGESRFYLSLQDDLMRLFNASMVDRFMQTAKIEDEVPIESKMVSRSIQSAQTSVEAQNFEIRKNVLKYDDVLNRQCETLYKERRRILEGEDLEPQVRHFINDVVDAYVDGATAQGFSDDWDLDELWSALRDLYPVSITIEEIEDEVGGRAGLNRDILVQEIRSDVHHAYDTREKAWGADVAREVERRVMLSVLDRKWREHLYEMDYLKEGIGLRQFAQRDPLVEYQREGYQLYSAMNDGIKEEAIQNLFHVEVDPDEVQASLPEKTNEKLTLTAPGEDGQAHQHEITDDGRVLDDEDDSQLPRAQRRANARRAKKAKASSQK comes from the coding sequence GTGCCGAAGGTAGTCGAGAAGGTCCTGCGGGCCGGTGAAGGCCGCACGCTGAAGAAGCTGCAGGGTCTCGCGGCGCAGGTGAACCTGCTTGAGGACGACTTCAAAGCGATGACCGACGCGGAGTTGCGAGCAGAGACCGACAAGTTCAAGGAGCGCCTGGCTGACGGCGAGACGCTCGATGACCTGTTGCCGGAAGCGTTCGCCGCCGTTCGCGAGGCGAGCGTCCGCACGCTGGGCAAGCGTCACTTCGACGTCCAGCTGATGGGTGGCGCCGCGCTGCACCTCGGCAACGTCGCCGAGATGCGCACCGGTGAGGGCAAGACCCTCGTGGCGACCCTGCCGAGCTACCTCAACGCGTTGTCCGGCAAGGGTGTCCACGTCATCACGACCAACGACTACCTGGCCGAGTACCAGTCCGAGCTGATGGGACGCGTGCACCGCTTCCTCGGCATCGAGACCGGGTGCATCCTGTCCTCGATGACGCCTGACCAACGTCGCGCCGAGTACAACAAGGACATCACCTACGGCACGAACAACGAGTTCGGCTTCGACTACCTGCGCGACAACATGGCGTGGAGTTCCACCGAACTGGTGCAGCGCGGCCACAACTTCGCGATCGTCGACGAGGTCGACTCGATCCTCATCGACGAGGCGCGCACCCCGTTGATCATCAGCGGTCCGGCCGACGAGGCCACCCGCTGGTACACCGAGTTCGCCAAGATCGTCGAGCACCTCACCTGTGCGCCGAAGAAGGCCGGCGAGAACAAGCCGGGCGACGGCGACTACGAGATCGACGAGAAGAAGAAGTCCGTCGGCATCATGGAGTCGGGTATCGAGAAGGTCGAGGACCTCCTCGGTATCGACAACCTCTACCAGGCCGAGAACACCCCGCTGATCGGTTACCTGAACAACGCCATCAAGGCCAAGGAACTGTTCAAGAAGGACAAGGACTACGTCGTCAAGGACGGGGAGATCCTCATCGTCGACGAGCACACCGGACGCATGCTCTCCGGCCGTCGCTACAACGAGGGCATGCACCAGGCGATCGAGGCCAAGGAGGAGGTGGAGATCCAGAACGAGAACCACACCATGGCCACGATCACCCTGCAGAACTACTTCCGCATGTACGACAAGCTCGCCGGCATGACCGGTACGGCCCAGACCGAGGCCGCCGAGTTGCACCAGATCTACAAGCTGGGCGTCGTGACCATCCCCACCAACAAGCCGATGGTCCGTAAAGATCAGGCCGACTTGATCTACCGCACCGAAGAGGCGAAGTTCCGCGCCGTCGTCGACGACATCGTTGACCGCCACCGCGAGGGACAGCCGGTCCTGGTCGGTACGACGAGCGTCGTGAAGTCGGAGTACCTCTCGGAACAGTTGCGGCGCAAGGGAGTTCCGCACGAGGTCCTCAACGCAAAGTTCCACGAGCAGGAAGCCCAGATCATCGCGCAGGCCGGCCGCAAGGGCGCCGTCACGGTCGCGACGAACATGGCCGGTCGAGGCACCGACATCATGCTCGGCGGTAACCCCGAGCACATCGCTGTCGCCGCGCTGAAGCGCAAGGGTCTCGACCCGGAGCAGACGCCCGAGGAGTACGAGGCTGCCTGGGACGAGGCGCTCGCGAAGGCGGAGAAGGCGGTCGAGCAGCAGCACGAGGAGGTGCTCGAACTCGGAGGCCTGTACGTGCTCGGCACCGAGCGCCACGAGTCGCGCCGTATCGACAACCAGCTGCGTGGTCGCGCCGGCCGCCAGGGCGATCCGGGCGAGAGTCGCTTCTACCTGTCGTTGCAGGACGACCTCATGCGCTTGTTCAACGCGAGCATGGTCGACCGCTTCATGCAGACCGCGAAGATCGAGGACGAGGTCCCGATCGAGTCCAAGATGGTCAGCCGCTCGATCCAGTCGGCGCAGACCAGCGTCGAGGCGCAGAACTTCGAGATCCGCAAGAACGTCCTGAAGTACGACGACGTGCTGAACCGGCAGTGCGAGACCTTGTACAAGGAGCGCCGCCGCATCCTCGAGGGCGAGGACCTCGAGCCCCAGGTGCGTCACTTCATCAACGACGTGGTGGACGCGTATGTCGACGGAGCGACCGCGCAGGGCTTCTCCGACGACTGGGACCTCGACGAACTGTGGTCGGCGTTGCGCGACCTCTACCCGGTCTCGATCACGATCGAGGAGATCGAGGACGAGGTCGGCGGCCGAGCCGGTTTGAACCGCGACATCCTCGTGCAGGAAATCCGCTCCGATGTCCACCACGCCTACGACACCCGCGAGAAGGCTTGGGGCGCCGATGTGGCTCGTGAGGTCGAACGCCGCGTCATGCTGTCGGTTCTGGACCGCAAGTGGCGCGAGCACCTCTACGAGATGGACTACCTCAAGGAGGGCATCGGCCTGCGCCAGTTCGCCCAGCGTGACCCGTTGGTCGAGTACCAGCGAGAGGGTTACCAGCTCTACTCCGCGATGAACGACGGGATCAAGGAGGAGGCCATTCAGAACCTCTTCCACGTCGAGGTCGACCCGGACGAGGTGCAGGCATCCCTGCCGGAGAAGACCAACGAGAAGCTCACGCTGACCGCACCGGGCGAGGACGGCCAGGCGCACCAGCACGAGATCACGGACGACGGTCGTGTTCTCGATGACGAGGACGACAGCCAGTTGCCGCGTGCGCAGCGCCGTGCCAACGCGCGCAGGGCGAAGAAGGCGAAGGCCTCTTCCCAGAAGTGA
- a CDS encoding CGNR zinc finger domain-containing protein, translated as MRFAHDTEPALRAAVRLVNSASEPDTMTELEQLHEFYRSEGYTGQAPRTRADLDAVRALRPRLRAILTADRDSAAHLVNDALAQVQTQPRLVRHDDLDWHLHVVADDRPLDVRILVETAMAMIDFIRADELSRLSVCEADDCDGVVLDLTRNRSKIFCSPSCSNAAAVAAYRERQRRND; from the coding sequence ATGCGCTTTGCTCATGACACCGAGCCTGCCCTGCGTGCCGCCGTACGCTTGGTCAATTCGGCATCGGAGCCGGATACCATGACTGAACTCGAACAACTGCACGAGTTCTACCGCAGCGAGGGGTACACCGGACAGGCCCCACGAACGCGGGCAGACCTGGATGCCGTCCGCGCGCTGCGTCCGCGATTACGCGCGATCCTCACCGCCGATCGGGACAGCGCGGCCCACCTGGTCAATGACGCGCTCGCGCAGGTGCAGACGCAGCCCCGCCTGGTGCGCCACGACGACCTGGACTGGCACCTGCACGTCGTGGCCGACGACCGCCCCCTGGATGTGCGCATCCTGGTCGAGACGGCCATGGCGATGATCGACTTCATCCGCGCCGACGAGCTGTCGCGACTGTCCGTGTGTGAGGCGGACGATTGCGACGGCGTCGTGCTCGACCTGACCCGCAACCGGTCGAAGATCTTCTGCTCCCCCAGTTGCAGCAACGCCGCGGCCGTTGCCGCCTACCGCGAGCGGCAGCGACGGAACGACTGA
- a CDS encoding EamA family transporter produces MTTLTHDDTHVAPTVKNSRGLMFALLSALSFGGSGALGRGLIELGWTPGAAVFYRILVASLALSIPTALALRGRWHLLRQDARLVVAYGLVAVAGTQLFYFNAVQTMPVAMALLVEYAAPIAVVAFLWVRHGQRPSRTTVVGAVVAIVGLGLVLDLLSGASVDVAGMTWALLATCGAAVYFILSAQETHLPPLVLAGAGLWVGALAMGLACATGVVPYATATGTVDFSVGDVPWWIVLLVLGLVTAALAYATGIAAARALGSRVASFFALMEVLFSLMFGAILLGQQPGLLQLAGGILILGGVVLVKLGEPVPELEPTIPDPV; encoded by the coding sequence ATGACCACCTTGACTCATGACGACACGCACGTCGCCCCAACCGTGAAGAACTCGCGTGGGTTGATGTTCGCCCTCCTGTCGGCGCTGTCGTTCGGTGGTTCGGGAGCGCTCGGACGCGGCCTCATCGAGCTCGGCTGGACACCCGGTGCCGCCGTGTTCTACCGGATCCTGGTCGCTTCGCTGGCACTCAGCATCCCGACCGCGCTCGCCCTTCGTGGACGGTGGCATCTGCTGCGCCAGGACGCTCGACTTGTCGTCGCCTACGGCTTGGTCGCGGTCGCCGGCACGCAGTTGTTCTACTTCAATGCGGTGCAGACCATGCCGGTCGCAATGGCATTGCTGGTCGAGTACGCCGCGCCGATCGCGGTGGTGGCGTTCCTGTGGGTGCGGCACGGTCAGCGTCCCTCCCGCACAACCGTTGTGGGGGCGGTGGTCGCGATCGTCGGGCTCGGGCTGGTTCTCGACCTGCTGTCGGGCGCGAGCGTCGACGTGGCAGGGATGACCTGGGCGTTGCTGGCGACGTGTGGTGCGGCGGTCTACTTCATCCTGTCTGCTCAGGAGACGCACCTGCCGCCGCTGGTTCTGGCTGGTGCCGGGCTGTGGGTCGGTGCTCTCGCGATGGGCCTCGCCTGCGCGACCGGAGTCGTGCCTTACGCAACGGCGACCGGCACCGTCGACTTCAGCGTCGGCGACGTCCCGTGGTGGATCGTGCTGCTCGTGCTCGGCCTGGTGACTGCTGCGCTCGCGTATGCGACCGGTATCGCTGCTGCCCGGGCGCTGGGCTCCCGGGTGGCCTCGTTCTTCGCGTTGATGGAGGTGCTGTTCTCGCTGATGTTCGGTGCGATCCTGCTCGGCCAGCAGCCCGGGCTCCTCCAGTTGGCAGGCGGCATTCTGATCCTCGGTGGTGTGGTGCTGGTCAAGCTCGGCGAGCCCGTCCCCGAACTCGAGCCCACCATCCCCGACCCCGTCTGA
- a CDS encoding winged helix-turn-helix domain-containing protein has translation MTDQPDLTAVTETLTKAQARRIALAAQGFHDRRPEAFAASMRHVQRVIDRVGIIQIDSVNVLARSQYLPLFSRLGPYDTSLLDRARDTAPRRLVEYWAHEASLIPPTTWPHLTFRMRRAESEAWRGMQSVAHEHPEVVAAVETEVLRFGPLTARQVEARLKHDVPRSKDQWGWNWSLVKNALEHLFWAGRITSAGRTTQFERRYAAIETAFPPAARAAAGPEARPAEQESFIELVRIAARSHGIGSELCLRDYFRLKTEQARPAIAELVRTGELRPVEVRGWKRPAFLYVDAARPRRTEAEALLSPFDSLVWQRERTHDLFDFHYRIEIYTPAADRVHGYYVLPFLHRGELVGRVDLKADRKSSVLLAQRISWEPEASPTAAKALMRNLRSMADWLELTDLAMPTD, from the coding sequence ATGACCGACCAACCAGACCTCACGGCTGTCACCGAGACGCTCACCAAAGCGCAGGCGCGACGAATTGCGTTGGCCGCGCAGGGTTTTCACGACCGACGCCCGGAAGCTTTCGCGGCTTCGATGAGGCACGTGCAGCGAGTGATCGACCGGGTCGGCATCATCCAGATCGACAGCGTCAACGTGCTGGCGCGCAGTCAGTACCTCCCGCTGTTCTCCCGTCTCGGGCCCTACGACACCTCATTGCTCGATCGTGCTCGCGACACCGCGCCACGACGGCTCGTGGAGTACTGGGCTCACGAGGCATCCTTGATCCCGCCGACCACCTGGCCGCACCTCACGTTCCGGATGCGGCGTGCCGAGTCGGAGGCCTGGCGTGGGATGCAGAGTGTGGCCCACGAGCATCCTGAGGTGGTTGCTGCGGTCGAGACCGAGGTGCTGCGCTTCGGGCCGCTCACCGCGCGTCAGGTGGAGGCTCGCCTCAAGCACGATGTGCCGCGCAGCAAGGATCAGTGGGGCTGGAACTGGAGCTTGGTCAAGAACGCACTCGAGCATCTGTTCTGGGCGGGCCGGATCACCAGCGCCGGACGCACGACCCAGTTCGAGCGTCGGTACGCGGCAATCGAAACGGCCTTCCCGCCGGCAGCACGCGCGGCCGCCGGGCCTGAGGCGAGGCCGGCCGAGCAGGAGTCCTTCATCGAACTCGTCCGCATCGCTGCGCGGTCCCACGGCATCGGCAGCGAACTGTGCCTGCGCGACTACTTCCGGCTCAAGACCGAACAGGCCCGCCCCGCCATCGCGGAACTGGTGCGTACGGGCGAGTTGCGCCCGGTCGAGGTGCGCGGTTGGAAGCGTCCGGCATTTCTGTACGTCGATGCGGCTCGTCCGCGGCGGACCGAAGCCGAGGCTCTGCTGAGTCCGTTCGATTCGCTGGTCTGGCAGCGCGAACGCACGCACGACCTGTTCGATTTCCATTACCGCATCGAGATCTACACGCCGGCCGCTGATCGGGTGCACGGCTACTACGTGCTGCCGTTCCTGCACCGCGGCGAACTCGTCGGCCGCGTCGACCTCAAGGCCGATCGCAAGTCGAGCGTGCTTCTGGCACAACGCATTTCCTGGGAACCGGAAGCTTCACCGACCGCCGCGAAAGCGTTGATGCGCAATCTGCGATCGATGGCCGACTGGCTCGAGCTCACCGATCTTGCGATGCCGACCGACTGA